DNA sequence from the Butyricimonas faecalis genome:
TGAAGATTTCGACCAAGCAATGGAAGAAAAGAACATTTTCTGGAATGATGATTTCGAACTCGTACTGAGTATCGTGTACAAAACGGTGAAGAACATGAAAGAAAGCTATACTGAAGACACCGTTTTCTTTATCTCCTTGTATAACGAGGAAGAAGACTTGAGTTTTGCAAAAACCCTGTTCCGAAAGTCAATTCTCGACATGAAGGAAAACTTGGAATTAGTGGATCAGTTTACAACCAACTGGGAACTCGACCGTATTTCCGATATGGATAAATTAATCATGGATGCAGCAATTTGCGAACTGAAATATTTCCCGTCAATCCCCGTAAAAGTGACCTTAGACGAGTATATCGAGATTTCCAAGAACTATTGTTCCCCGAAAAGTAGCGGGTTTATCAATGGTGTTCTCGACAAAACGGTGGCTCTTCTGAAAGAAAAGAATGAAATCAGAAAAGTCGGACGAGGTTTAATGGAGTAATACCACCCCCTCCAGCTCCCCCTCATACAGGGGGAGAGCTGATTACCAGGCGGATTCCCACCTATGTAACGAGAGCTAGAGACCATATCCATTTCCCGAACTTCACTTTTGGATTGCCCCTCTTCGTTTATGAATTTCGTCTGAATCTACTCCAGAATGTTTTCCGTTCTTCAGTCTTTGGCACTTCTAAACGCTTCCATTCCTTTCTTTCTTGAGAACGTCTA
Encoded proteins:
- a CDS encoding transcription antitermination protein NusB; this translates as MTSRRLIRIKVLQLLYSYTKKEGVTITEVERDLFKSITKSTDLYYHIFLLITEIQRRAFLKIDAARNRKLASQRELNPNTRFIDNPVINQIANNRKFKTYVSTNLISLNECQDVVALLYDRLLEMDFFKLYMSKPSVTYEDHKKLVLDMITDLIAEDEDFDQAMEEKNIFWNDDFELVLSIVYKTVKNMKESYTEDTVFFISLYNEEEDLSFAKTLFRKSILDMKENLELVDQFTTNWELDRISDMDKLIMDAAICELKYFPSIPVKVTLDEYIEISKNYCSPKSSGFINGVLDKTVALLKEKNEIRKVGRGLME